The following proteins are encoded in a genomic region of Cercospora beticola chromosome 8, complete sequence:
- a CDS encoding uncharacterized protein (CAZy:GT2_Glyco_trans_2) has product MATTYTWTTRCLPGFSICAVFALLLCSFIISPYGKGEPGKHNGEATLPQLILSGYTVFCHVMSIVFPIRVCWAIRDLLKSMRTSALEVPNTTRHRSHMVKRDSGTFEQPVPLFVIILPAYKEEVATLEETIRVLASHTQARASYHLYLAMEEKEEGSAFKAAGLIKSFEASFFRMSYTVHPAGLPGEAQGKSSNESWAAKQATRDYPEDWIKRNVLITVMDADTHLSSRYFTQIAHMHTDRVENNDACVYVPPLVFDRNLHRVPLPVRTADLMWAGAGISSLYQGSTICIPTSVYSLPMTLVEQVGGWDTDPGAIGEDMHMYLKCFFALSGNLDVRIVYAAASQCNVSSDEQGFMGYFAGLDARYKQATRHMWGALDTGYTIRQTISMLRRHRESSQGSTNVPLSAPNSNWTAFCTSTGLHKSMTSTTTTTEQAPPRPINWYNLFVLYHRMFEAHFLPVHLCVILITSGIYTFYTPTFLVPTVFKMALDFSSHCRLFGWCTMLCYFYLYDRYHKLCVGLRQEEMRQAGLLEDMEDNDGITPNIFQVAGLFEAALFPIGGVIFGAIPAIQAELSHFFTERLTYVVSLKPSLPTLKSVNGSRPMTPSHQPTRATRHQSLTNNIRKSKASGNSKANGFSIPAVNGHVHQRRLSQLIHFSRDAD; this is encoded by the exons ATGGCTACCACCTATACCTGGACGACCAGGTGCCTGCCGGGCTTCAGCATCTGCGCAGTGTTCGCTTTGCTGTTGTGCTCCTTCATCATTTCGCCCTACGGCAAGGGAGAACCCGGGAAGCACAATGGCGAGGCCACTCTCCCTCAACTCATATTGTCTGGCTACACAGTCTTTTGCCATGTCATGTCGATTGTGTTCCCTATTCGCGTATGCTGGGCGATTCGCGATCTGTTGAAGAGCATGAGAACATCTGCACTGGAAGTGCCAAACACAACGAGGCATCGATCACACATGGTCAAGAGGGACAGCGGCACATTTGAGCAACCAGTACCTCTGTTTGTCATCATCTTGCCAGCCTATAAGGAAGAAGTCGCGACCCTGGAGGAGACAATCCGAGTGTTGGCTTCACACACGCAGGCACGGGCGAGCTATCAC CTTTATCTCGCCAtggaggagaaagaggaaggctCTGCCTTCAAAGCAGCGGGTCTCATCAAGTCGTTCGAAGCTTCGTTCTTCCGCATGAGCTACACTGTTCACCCGGCTGGGCTTCCAGGTGAAGCTCAAGGAAAAAGTAGCAACGAATCTTGGGCGGCCAAGCAGGCAACACGAGATTATCCTGAGGACTGGATCAAGCGCAACGTGCTGATCACGGTCATGGATG CTGACACCCATCTCTCCTCGCGGTACTTCACTCAAATCGCTCACATGCACACCGACCGCGTAGAGAACAACGATGCTTGTGTATATGTGCCGCCGCTTGTTTTTGACCGCAACCTCCACCGCGTGCCCCTTCCCGTGCGAACGGCAGATCTGATGTGGGCCGGAGCTGGCATCTCTAGCTTGTACCAGGGATCAACGATTTGCATTCCGACCTCAGTGTATTCCCTGCCAATGACCTTGGTCGAACAAGTTGGTGGCTGGGATACTGATCCAGGAGCAATCGGCGAGGACATGCACATGTACCTGAAGTGCTTCTTTGCCCTCTCTGGAAATCTCGACGTACGAATTGTCTACGCAGCGGCGAGTCAATGCAATGTcagcagcgacgagcaaGGCTTTATGGGCTACTTTGCTGGTCTCGATGCACGTTACAAGCAAGCCACGAGGCATATGTGGGGTGCATTGGACACTGGCTATACCATTCGCCAGACTATCAGCATGCTTAGGAGACACCGGGAGTCTTCACAAGGATCGACCAACGTACCTCTCAGCGCACCAAA TTCAAACTGGACCGCGTTCTGCACGAGCACTGGCCTGCACAaatcgatgacttcgaccACCACGACCACTGAGCAAGCGCCGCCGCGACCAATCAACTGGTATAATCTGTTCGTGCTCTACCACAGAATGTTTGAGGCGCATTTCTTGCCAGTTCATCTCTGCGTGATCCTCATTACGTCTGGGATTTACACATTCTACACGCCGACTTTTCTGGTGCCGACAGTCTTCAAAATGGCGCTCGACTTCTCCAGCCACTGCAGATTATTTGGCTGGTGTACAATGCTCTGTTACTTCTACTTGTACGACCGATATCATAAGCTCTGCGTCGGCCTGCGCCAAGAAGAGATGCGTCAGGCAGGCTTGCTCGAGGATATGGAGGACAATGATGGGATCACGCCAAACATCTTCCAGGTTGCTGGGCTGTTTGAGGCGGCATTGTTTCCAATTGGCGGCGTTATCTTTGGCGCAATTCCTGCGATTCAAGCAGAATTGAGCCATTTCTTCACCGAGCGCCTGACTTATGTGGTCAGCCTGAAGCCTTCGCTTCCGACACTCAAGTCTGTCAACGGATCCAGACCAATGACACC ATCTCATCAGCCCACAAGAGCTACTCGACACCAGTCATTGACAAACAACATACGCAAATCCAAGGCCTCTGGGAATTCGAAAGCCAACGGCTTCAGCATTCCCGCCGTAAACGGCCACGTACATCAGCGCAGGTTATCGCAACTGATTCATTTCTCACGCGATGCTGATTGA
- the PEP2 gene encoding Vacuolar protease A (MEROPS:MER0000941), which translates to MKGALMASALVAGAQAGVHKMKLQKVPLSEQLEGMDIETQVQRLGQKYMGIRPQSRLDEMFKETSVHAEKGHPVAVDNFLNAQYFSQIAVGTPPQEFKVVLDTGSSNLWVPSQECGSIACYLHSKYDHSESSTYKKNGSSFAIRYGSGSLEGYVSQDTVQIGDLKIKDQLFAEATSEPGLAFAFGRFDGILGLGYDTISVNGIPPPFYNMIDQGLLDEKVFAFYLSSTDKGDESEAIFGGVNKDHYTGDLTKIPLRRKAYWEVDLDAIAFGDQLAEIDSTGAILDTGTSLIALPSTLAELLNKEIGAKKSYNGQYTVDCSKRDSLPDLTFTLTGHNFTIDAFDYILEVQGSCISAFMGFDIPEPAGPLAILGDAFLRKWYSVYDLENNAVGLAKAK; encoded by the exons ATGAAGGGAGCACTCATGGCATCGGCCCTGGTGGCCGGCGCCCAGGCTGGCGTCCACAAGATGAA GCTCCAGAAGGTACCCTTGTCCGAGCAGCTG GAGGGCATGGACATCGAGACGCAAGTCCAGCGCCTCGGACAGAAGTACATGGGCATTCGCCCCCAGAGCCGCCTCGATGAGATGTTCAAAGAGACATCCGTCCACGCCGAGAAGGGCCACCCCGTCGCCGTCGACAACTTCCTGAATGCGCAATACTTCAGCCAGATTGCCGTCGGAACGCCACCACAAGAGTTCAAGGTTGTTTTGGACACTGGCAGCTCCAACCTGTGGGTGCCTAGCCAAGAGTGCGGCAGCATTGCATGCTACTTGCACAGCAAGTATGACCACAGCGAGTCAAGCACATACAAGAAGAATGGCTCCAGCTTCGCCATTAGATACGGCTCAGGTAGCTTGGAGGGCTACGTCAGCCAGGACACCGTCCAGATTGGCGACTTGAAGATCAAGGACCAGCTCTTTGCTGAGGCTACTTCGGAGCCCGGCCTTGCATTTGCCTTCGGCCGCTTCGATGGTATCTTGGGTCTTGGTTACGACACCATCTCCGTCAACGGTATCCCACCGCCATTCTACAACATGATCGACCAAGGTCTGCTCGACGAGAAGGTCTTCGCCTTCTACTTGAGCTCCACCGACAAGGGCGACGAGTCTGAGGCCATCTTCGGCGGTGTCAACAAGGACCACTACACAGGTGACCTCACCAAGATCCCTCTCCGCCGCAAGGCATACTGGGAGGTTGATCTTGATGCCATCGCCTTCGGAGACCAGCTTGCTGAGATTGACTCCACTGGCGCTATCCTCGACACTGGCACCTCGCTCATCGCTCTCCCATCGACTCTTGCTGAGCTTTTGAACAAGGAGATTGGCGCAAAGAAGTCTTACAACGGCCAGTACACAGTGGACTGCAGCAAGCGTGACTCTCTTCCAGACCTCACCTTCACTCTCACCGGCCACAACTTCACCATCGATGCATTCGACTACATTCTCGAAGTGCAAGGCAGCTGTATCTCCGCCTTCATGGGCTTTGATATTCCAGAGCCAGCTGGTCCTCTTGCCATTCTTGGAGATGCCTTCCTCCGCAAGTGGTACTCCGTGTACGATCTCGAGAACAACGCTGTTGGTCTGGCCAAGGCCAAGTAA
- a CDS encoding uncharacterized protein (CAZy:GT1) codes for MASSSANSSKQHDIAASQPALSSRRRSSDRATTSIRNRLGRIRSPIALRRTSMDLPDRLKFNEEEEEGIDDGTGTGLNDGFPAQSMYGMLAATHSKPDFKPQFIEQESASESEGEDGDDRRKSVDQRRFSKEASRESDKSRKSSDEARQSPKPEDSSKRHRSRLSVNKIARSLLGRNELGSIRARSDSSAQDPMTQSQILPPKQKEATSKDRPASVRSDVPILDRKLQAMAKAELESSTTTLGGRKSREGRTSEDVGRKRPLPHVIAEIFQFDEPEEVLSEYSCWYLQNVLLQGFMYITQKHVCFYAYLQKKTATTVKTGHLGKLGKHSYRHRRYWFVLKGDTFSYYRSSAEPYFPLGVVDLRYAISAELASVKDKEETAADFTVTTSTRVYQYRADTLSSAKEWVKQLQKVIFRSHNDGDSVKISLPIESILDVERTEVVDFAETIKLRVVDSEETFAIDEYFFTFFQAGEEVLNMLNVLTAESSAKKVLVEEPMSPLSRVQSPPQRPAFRRSMSAEQSPRLDPVRATLSPLSATDRASPRPSGEHRRSSADWSRRASGEFGRASFDRGRRSASGQSRTASKSPMSPSIQESSESFVTSSEQPDSSVDGEMVEANMSASQMLSDDHVFRAPTLRMPQPRRNVSGNTIERLRQESQSSSRNSSAERGVPLRVQPPSRTATEDKFNGGRPAARRTDSGDSVRTAEANELSRPEESAPRLIRGISTPLQHAMSVAGAVRAGSKRVGSYLSSSPKTYISNWTEAMAGGKRHYTDVEGLAPDDSIREPEQELDVAEHERRFREHFGLPPTEKLVSVFYCWLHKTVPLWGKIYMGTRRLCFRSLYYGTKTKLIIPYKDILNVQKQRGFRWGYPGMVLVIRGYEELFFDFQDTGLRDDCVVSTLRTVEAVEAATESMILTEEEQQDANDAAAENALLRAARTDDTADYDIELPEEVDAPPILFDDPSSSVLEFKPKQSLNIVCLTIGSRGDVQPYIALCKGFLDEGHKPTIATHSEFRPWVEKHGIAFKDVDGDPAELMRICVENGMFTPSFFLEASSKFRGWLDSLLISSWKACQGADILIESPSAMSGIHIAEALEIPYFRAFTMPWTRTRAYPHAFAVPRQKRGGSYNYMTYTFFDNMFWQAIAGQINRWRGKTLKLGPTSLDRLQTNKVPFLYNFSPSVVPQPLDFSDWIKVTGYWFLDEGDDYTPPDDLAAFIKKARDDDQKLVYIGFGSVTVSDSRQLMQQIMEAVVKADVRCILSKGWSDRFDKADASRPPLELPSCIHQIRAAPHDWLFKQVDAVVHHGGAGTTGASLRVGVPTIIKPFFGDQFFFATRVEDLGVGMHLKKVTANQLGKALWIATHDARMRTKARLLGEAIRSENGVQTAINAVYRDLEYAKSLIKKKTVPGPASPGVDDGLTENERDGVDEDTEENWTFIEKDGDSAAAENTAWGTLAMGLTGGNAAGPSSSRRSSSNLLSPQRSPQQISPQHSRKTSLGSMVLRGGSGSGAGRS; via the coding sequence ATGGCGTCTTCATcggccaacagcagcaagcaacatGACATCGCTGCTTCACAACCCGCACTTTCATCACGCCGCAGAAGCAGTGACCGCGCGACGACTTCCATTAGGAACAGACTCGGCCGCATACGATCACCCATAGCGCTGCGGAGGACGAGTATGGATTTACCGGATCGCTTGAAGTtcaacgaagaggaggaagaggggaTAGATGATGGCACTGGCACGGGGTTGAACGATGGATTCCCTGCGCAGAGCATGTACGGGATGCTTGCGGCGACACATAGCAAACCCGACTTTAAACCGCAGTTCATCGAGCAAGAGAGTGCGAGTGAGAGTGAGGGAGAGGACGGGGATGATCGGCGCAAGAGTGTGGATCAGAGGCGCTTCTCAAAAGAGGCATCGAGAGAGTCGGACAAGAGCAGAAAGTCGAGTGATGAGGCACGACAGTCACCGAAGCCGGAGGACAGCAGTAAGAGACACAGATCACGACTATCGGTCAACAAGATTGCAAGATCGTTGCTGGGCAGGAATGAACTCGGATCAATTCGAGCGAGGTCAGATTCGTCGGCACAGGACCCCATGACACAGAGCCAAATACTGCCGCCAAAGCAGAAGGAAGCGACATCAAAAGACCGGCCAGCATCTGTCCGCTCAGATGTGCCGATTCTCGACCGGAAACTGCAAGCCATGGCCAAAGCGGAGCTGGAGTCTTCCACCACAACCCTTGGAGgcagaaagagcagagaaggcagaacTTCAGAAGACGTAGGTCGGAAGAGACCACTACCACATGTCATTGCCGAGATCTTTCAATTCGACGAGCCGGAAGAGGTGTTGTCAGAATATTCATGCTGGTATCTACAGAATGTGTTGCTGCAAGGCTTCATGTACATCACACAGAAGCACGTTTGCTTCTATGCCTACCTGCAAAAGAAGACGGCAACGACAGTCAAGACGGGCCATTTGGGCAAGCTCGGCAAGCACAGTTATCGGCATCGGCGGTACTGGTTCGTGCTCAAAGGCGACACCTTTTCATACTACAGGAGCTCTGCCGAGCCGTACTTTCCTCTCGGCGTGGTGGATTTGCGATACGCCATATCTGCAGAATTGGCGTCGGTGAAGGACAAGGAGGAAACCGCTGCCGACTTCACCGTCACCACTTCAACGAGAGTGTATCAGTACCGTGCAGATACTCTATCCTCTGCCAAGGAATGGGTCAAGCAACTTCAGAAGGTCATCTTTCGCAGTCATAACGATGGAGACTCTGTCAAGATCTCCCTTCCCATCGAGAGCATTCTTGACGTGGAGAGGACCGAAGTCGTTGACTTTGCCGAGACAATCAAGCTGCGAGTGGTGGATAGCGAGGAGACTTTCGCTATCGACGAATACTTCTTCACTTTCTTCCAggcaggagaagaagttctcAACATGCTCAATGTCCTCACGGCTGAGAGCAGCGCCAAGAAGGTGCTTGTGGAAGAGCCCATGAGCCCGCTGTCTAGAGTTCAATCTCCGCCTCAGCGACCAGCGTTCAGGAGAAGCATGTCAGCAGAGCAGTCGCCTCGTCTTGACCCGGTGAGGGCGACTTTGTCACCTCTATCTGCAACCGATCGCGCAAGTCCTCGACCAAGTGGCGAACATCGCAGATCCAGCGCCGATTGGTCGCGCCGTGCCAGTGGTGAATTCGGGAGAGCCAGTTTTGACAGAGGAcggagaagcgcaagcggTCAGAGCCGGACTGCGTCGAAGTCGCCCATGTCGCCATCGATACAGGAGTCGAGCGAGAGCTTTGTGACTTCATCAGAGCAGCCAGACTCGTCGGTTGATGGTGAAATGGTGGAGGCAAACATGTCTGCGAGTCAAATGCTATCTGATGACCATGTGTTTCGAGCACCCACGCTTCGGATGCCTCAGCCTCGACGCAACGTCTCTGGCAATACAATCGAGCGGTTGCGCCAGGAATCACAGTCGTCCTCGCGGAACTCAAGTGCTGAGCGAGGCGTTCCGCTGCGTGTACAGCCTCCTTCACGCACGGCTACAGAGGACAAGTTCAATGGTGGACGGCCTGCAGCCCGACGAACAGACAGTGGCGACTCCGTACGCACTGCTGAAGCCAATGAGCTATCTCGACCAGAGGAAAGTGCTCCCAGATTGATTCGTGGCATCTCCACGCCTTTGCAGCACGCTATGAGCGTGGCAGGTGCAGTTCGCGCCGGAAGCAAGCGCGTGGGCTCGTACTTGAGCAGTAGTCCAAAGACATATATCAGTAATTGGACAGAAGCCATGGCAGGTGGAAAGCGACACTACACTGACGTCGAAGGCCTTGCTCCAGATGACAGCATTCGAGAACCGGAACAGGAGCTCGACGTCGCTGAGCATGAACGCCGCTTCCGGGAGCACTTTGGCTTGCCACCCACCGAGAAGCTCGTCTCTGTGTTCTATTGCTGGCTACACAAGACTGTGCCTCTGTGGGGCAAGATCTATATGGGAACGCGTCGACTATGCTTTCGCAGTCTCTACTATGGGACAAAGACGAAGCTCATCATCCCGTACAAGGATATTCTGAATGTGCAGAAGCAGAGGGGTTTTCGATGGGGCTATCCAGGCATGGTGCTGGTGATTCGTGGTTATGaggagctcttcttcgacttccagGACACCGGCCTCCGTGACGACTGCGTGGTTAGCACCCTTCGCACAGTCGAAGCGGTGGAAGCTGCCACTGAATCGATGATACTAACAGAAGAGGAACAACAGGATGCCAATGATGCCGCCGCCGAAAATGCCTTGCTACGCGCCGCTCGCACTGATGACACTGCTGACTATGACATAGAACTGCCCGAGGAAGTTGATGCTCCACCAATCCTGTTTGACGACCCTTCGTCTTCAGTACTGGAGTTCAAGCCTAAGCAGTCTTTGAACATCGTCTGCCTGACCATTGGATCGAGAGGAGACGTGCAGCCATATATTGCGCTGTGCAAAGGCTTTCTGGATGAAGGACACAAGCCGACAATCGCGACACATTCCGAATTCCGACCTTGGGTCGAGAAACACGGCATTGCCTTTAAAGACGTGGATGGAGATCCAGCTGAGCTGATGAGGATTTGTGTTGAGAACGGAATGTTTACGCCTTCTTTCTTCCTCGAAGCTAGTAGCAAGTTCCGAGGCTGGCTAGACTCGCTGCTCATTTCGTCTTGGAAAGCTTGCCAAGGAGCCGATATCCTCATCGAGAGTCCTTCGGCGATGAGTGGCATTCACATCGCAGAGGCGCTGGAGATTCCATACTTTCGTGCCTTCACCATGCCTTGGACCCGGACTAGAGCATATCCGCATGCTTTTGCTGTGCCGAGACAGAAGCGTGGCGGTAGCTACAACTACATGACCTACACGTTCTTCGACAACATGTTCTGGCAAGCTATCGCGGGTCAGATCAACCGGTGGCGTGGAAAGACTCTGAAGCTAGGTCCTACCAGCTTGGACAGGCTGCAGACGAACAAGGTGCCCTTCCTATACAACTTCTCGCCAAGCGTCGTACCACAACCACTCGACTTCAGCGATTGGATCAAGGTCACGGGATACTGGTTTCTCGACGAGGGTGACGACTATACTCCTCCAGACGACCTTGCCGCCTTTATCAAGAAGGCACGAGACGATGACCAGAAGCTCGTCTACATCGGCTTCGGTTCAGTCACAGTATCCGATTCTCGCCAACTAATGCAGCAGATCATGGAAGCAGTCGTCAAAGCAGATGTCCGGTGTATCCTGTCGAAGGGCTGGTCCGATAGATTCGATAAAGCCGACGCCAGCCGTCCACCGTTGGAACTTCCGTCTTGCATTCATCAGATTCGAGCTGCGCCCCACGACTGGCTCTTCAAGCAGGTCGACGCTGTCGTCCATCATGGCGGTGCAGGCACGACCGGTGCTTCTCTCCGTGTGGGTGTTCCGACCATCATCAAGCCTTTCTTTGGCGATCAATTCTTCTTCGCTACGCGCGTTGAAGACCTGGGCGTTGGGATGCATCTTAAGAAGGTGACGGCCAATCAGCTCGGTAAAGCACTCTGGATCGCTACACATGATGCGAGGATGCGCACGAAAGCTAGACTGCTGGGTGAGGCTATTCGCAGTGAGAATGGAGTTCAGACTGCCATCAACGCTGTCTATCGCGATCTGGAGTACGCCAAGAGTttgatcaagaagaagactgtTCCTGGTCCTGCATCTCCTGGAGTCGATGACGGACTCACGGAGAACGAGAGGGATGGTGTCGATGAGGACACGGAAGAGAACTGGACGTTTATTGAGAAGGACGgagattctgctgctgcggagaaCACTGCCTGGGGCACTCTGGCGATGGGACTTACTGGTGGTAATGCCGCCGGGCCTTCTTCGAGCAGACGTTCGAGCTCAAATTTGTTGAGTCCGCAGAGGAGTCCGCAACAAATTTCGCCGCAGcattcgaggaagacgagttTGGGGAGTATGGTACTAAGAGGCGGTAGTGGTAGCGGCGCCGGTCGCTCGTAG